In a single window of the Bacillus rossius redtenbacheri isolate Brsri chromosome 8, Brsri_v3, whole genome shotgun sequence genome:
- the LOC134535275 gene encoding uncharacterized protein LOC134535275, with protein MRNYKRKTDKGKYSIDMLEKAAEVVREGRSVRHAAKTYNICHVTLGRYIKKKNKRLNAVDINFREEWKPLAGYYGNRQVFTPLQEIALVSYIKTCSDIYFGLTPRDVRHLAFLCGKKYNVPMPNTWSDKELAGADWLSSFLKRHPDLSIRTPEATSLGRASSFNRANVSKFFDKLSEVYDRHSFTANDIWNVDETGVTTVQNPSKIVARKGVKQIGAMTSSERGQLVTLTVAVNAAGNAIPPMFIFPRVRYYDHFIRDGPTGCIGAANKSGWTTEVEFLLFLKHFVSCIRSSPEKPILLLLDNHQSHLAPDCLDFAKENGIVMLSFPPHCTHRLQPLDRSAFAPLKKQINTAMDAWLRNNKTPESTVKPMSIYDIPSILKIAFPTATTPRNIQQGFEKCGIHPYNREIFQDADFAPSFVTDRPDPDLAPSCSHDVSRDSQGTPVQSFSNCSHTPEKFSPEVVLPLPKVAPRKRKGGRKTRKSAILTDTPEKKAIEEEFAKRGTPGLIKIKGNVSQTRMPAKSTPKRSLKRRSAECSSSEEESECFCLVCLESFSTSKPGEEWVRCLNCQLWSHFSCAKKSKMYISHNCQSDEISE; from the exons atgCGTAACTACAAAAGAAAAACCGACAAAGGAAAATATTCTATTGACATGTTGGAGAAAGCAGCTGAAGTTGTAAGAGAAGGAAGATCTGTTAGGCATGCTGCGAAAACGTACAACATCTGCCATGTGACACTTGGgaggtacataaaaaagaaaaacaaac GTTTAAATGCAGTCGATATTAATTTTCGAGAGGAGTGGAAACCTTTGGCTGGTTATTATGGGAACAGACAGGTATTTACACCTTTGCAAGAGATCGCTCTTGTTTCCTACATAAAAACAtgttctgacatatattttggaCTCACTCCACGTGATGTACGTCATCTTGCATTCTTATGTGGGAAGAAGTATAATGTTCCCATGCCAAACACATGGAGTGACAAAGAACTAGCAGGTGCAGATTGGCTCTCTTCCTTTTTAAAGCGCCACCCAGACCTTTCCATTCGGACTCCAGAGGCAACTAGTTTGGGAAGGGCTTCTAGTTTTAATCGTGCCaacgtttcaaaattttttgacaAACTCTCTGAAGTTTATGATCGCCATTCTTTCACAGCTAATGACATTTGGAATGTAGATGAGACCGGGGTCACTACTGTCCAGAATCCTTCAAAAATCGTAGCAAGAAAGGGGGTAAAACAAATTGGAGCAATGACATCATCTGAACGAGGGCAGTTAGTTACTCTAACTGTAGCAGTAAATGCTGCTGGAAATGCTATCCCTCCTATGTTTATTTTTCCTAGGGTAAGGTATTATGATCACTTCATCAGAGATGGTCCAACTGGATGTATAGgtgctgcaaataagtctggCTGGACTACGGAGGTAGAGTTCTTGCtttttcttaagcattttgtttcttgtattcgttCGAGCCCAGAGAAACCTATCCTCCTCCTTCTAGACAATCATCAGTCGCATTTAGCTCCTGACTGTTTAGATTTTGCCAAAGAAAATGGCATTGTAATGCTATCGTTCCCACCTCACTGCACTCATCGCCTTCAGCCACTTGATCGAAGTGCTTTTGCCCCACTCAAAAAACAGATCAATACGGCAATGGATGCATGGTTGAGGAACAACAAAACACCAGAGAGCACAGTTAAGCCTATGTCAATCTATGATATTCCCTCAATCTTAAAGATAGCTTTTCCCACTGCCACAACGCCAAGAAATATCCAACAAGGATTTGAGAAATGTGGAATACATCCTTATAATAGGGAAATATTTCAGGATGCCGATTTCGCTCCTTCGTTTGTGACAGACAGGCCTGATCCAGACTTAGCACCAAGTTGTTCACACGATGTGTCCAGGGATTCACAAGGAACACCAGTTCAATCATTTTCTAACTGTTCCCACACACCAGAGAAGTTTTCTCCAGAAGTGGTTCTACCTCTTCCTAAAGtcgctccaaggaaaaggaaaggaggaagaaagaccaggaaaagtgccattttgacgGATACTCCAGAGAAGAAAGCCATTGAAGAAGAATTTGCGAAACGAGGAACACCAGGCTTGATTAAGATAAAAGGGAATGTATCACAAACGCGCATGCCTGCAAAATCCACGCCCAAACGTTCTCTAAAACGAAGATCAGCAGAGTGCAGCTCATCAGAGGAAGAAAGCGAGTGCTTTTGTTTAGTGTGTTTGGAATCATTCTCTACAAGCAAACCAGGAGAGGAGTGGGTTCGTTGTCTAAACTGCCAGTTATGGTCGcatttttcttgtgcaaaaaaatctaaaatgtataTTAGTCATAATTGCCAATCAGATGAAATCTCTGAGTGA